The genomic window TCTTCAGGGACATGTCGCACATGGCCCAGATGTACCGCATGGCCGCCCAGTACAAGGAGAAGATCGGCTACCGCGGCCAGCTGCTGATCCAGCCCAAGCCAGCCGACCCCCGACGCCACCAGTACGAGTCCGACGCCATGTCTGTGATGTACATGCTGCGCCACTTCAACCTCGACAAGCAGTACAAGCTGTACATCAAGCCGGCCTTCTCGCGCCAGATGAACCGCACCTACGAGCACGACGTGTACATGGCCGCCGCCTTCAACATGCTCGGCTCCGTCGACGCCTCCGACAGCTTCCCCGAGGTTAACGGAACCTCCGATCTCTGCGCCCGCAACGTCCGCGACGCCACTTTCGTCATGAAGTGCGTTCTGGAACAGGTACGTACCTTCACTGCGACGACGTTCAATGACAGGTCTTCCGATTCCTGACGAAGAGAGGAGTCCCTCAATCGTTCTTTCCCTCTATGACGTCactctttacaaaatgtcatgcCCAATGACATTTCATGACAGGTATTCCAACTACTGACGACGTCACTGCTTGGCGAAATGAAAGGCCTTTAATTATATTGAGTGAATTTATTAACAGGTGTTTCAACTACTGACGAAGAGAGGAACCCCTCAATCGTTTTTCCACTCTATGACGCCACTTTTAATAAAATGACACGCCCAGTGACATTTCATGGTAGGTGTTCCAACTGCTGACGAAGAGAGGAGATCCCCTCAATAGTTCTTCACCACTATAACGTCACTCTTAACAAAATGACACGCCCAGTGACATTTCATGGCAAGTTTTCCAACTGCTGACGATGAGAGGAGCCCTTCAATCGCTCTGTCCCTTTGACGACATCACTGCTTGACGAAATGAAAGGCCATTAATGATACTGAGTGAATTTATTAACAGGTGTTCCAACTACTGACGAAGAGAGGAGATTCCCTCAATAGTTCTTCCCCTCTATGACATCACTGCCTGACACTGAAACGCTTAATAATATTTGTTAACAGGTGTTCTAACTACTGACGAAGAGAAGAGAATCCTTCactctccctttctctccattTCCAGGGAGGTCTTCAGCAGGGCGGCTTCACCCTGGGAGGACGCGTCCGAAGGGAGTCCGTCGAACCACGCGACCTCTTCCACGGACACATCCTGGCCATGGACTGCTTCGCCAGAGCTCTCAAGAACGCCGCCCGCATGATCTCCGACGGAAACTTCGCTCGCAGCATCCAGCAGGTGAGCTTGTTGTCCTGGAAATGAGCTTGTTCTGGAAGTGAGCTTGTCCTGGAAGTGGGTTTCTCCTGGAAATGAGCTTGTCTTGGGAGTGAGCTTGTCCTGGAAATGAGCTTGTCCTGGAAGGAGCTTGTCCTGGAAATGAGCTTGTCCTGGAAGTGAGCTTGTCCTGGAAATGAGCTTGTCCTGGAAGTGAGCTTGTCCTGGAAGTGAGCTTGTCATGGAAATGAGCTTGCTGTCCTGGAAATGAGCTTGCTATCCTGGAAATGAGCTTGTTGTCCTGGAAGTGAGCTTGCTGACTCACTCTGAAGCTTTCGGAACGAGCAATCTAGTGCCCTCGTGTATATCCTAGacccaatagagagagagagagagagagagagagagagagagagagagagagagagagagagagaggtgatattctttattttgtaCACACCTCTTTAAATCCTGAGGTATTTGGCATTCTTACCTAGAAAATCCTAACATAAGCCCCACTCTATTCCTCACATTGCAGGAATATCCTAAGAAAATCCCATCCTGTTTTTCACTTGCAGCAAAATCTTCACATAAATCCCACCCTTACATCATactgcggtaaaaaaaaaaaaatcctcacaaAAAAATCTCACTCTATTCCTCAGGTTGCAATAAAAATCCTAGGCACAGTTCTACGATCataacaagataataataatcctaTCGCAAATCCCCTACCCTACATTCATTCTAATCAAGAATATCTTGACAAAAATTCCGCCCAATTCCGcaggctatggtaaaagtcacccccccaaaaaaaaaaaaaattataaaaaaaatcccacccTTTTCTCATGGTTACGATAAAAATCCTAGTACACTTCTACGACCaaacaagataataaaaataatcctaTCGCAAATCCCTTAAATTCATTCTAATTAAGAATACCTTGACAAAAAATCCCACCCTTTTCTTAtggttacgataaaaaaaaatcgtaacacACTTTTACGCAAAGGCCGTagactacttcttcttcttggtcTCTCCCTGACAGCGCTACTCTTCGTACAAGTCCGGCTTCGGCGAGAGGGTTGAGCAGAGCAGCGTTAACTTCGAGGAATGCGAAGACTACGTACGCAAGTGTGGGGAGCCCCAACCTCAGTCCAGCCGCTACGAGCATTACGAGAACATGTTCAACTACTACGTGTTCCCTCCACGCCACTAGGTCGATGAAAACTACGAACACGCCGCCACGGCCCCTTCTTCTCCGGGTAGTAGATCCCCGCGTCTACTCGGTCCCCAGGATAAGATTGTTGCTACATGGTGTCATCGACGTGACCACGATtaacgcccccacccccacccctggcTGGAGAAGGTTCTAACATCGCATTCTGGCGTCTTGCTGAGATCATTAATTTAATCACTTTTCAGTTGGAGATTTTAACATCTTATTTCGGCGTCTTTCTGAAATAATCATCTTACAGCTGGAGAAGATTTTAACATCTTATTTTGGCgtctttcaataatatttttacgGTTGGCGAACATTCTAACATCATATTCTGGCGTCTTTCAgagataatattttaataatttttcaatggGAAGAGATTCTAACATCATAAGACTCTGAGAGATTCTAACATCATAAGACTCTTTCAGAGATCATTTTTCAGTTGGAGAAGGTTCTAACATCCTATTTTGGCGTCTTCTAGAGATCATCTTTCAGTAACTTTTTTGTAATTGGGACAGGAATCATTTACTGCCTTTTGTTTTGATGATCGTGATCAACTATGGGGAAAActgattttttgctttttttattgtttgactGGGAACTGAATCCACAccaatgagattatatatatattttttgaaagcgAAAATGATTTTGGTGCGTAAAACCAGCATCTAGCTCAAAAAGAATAATGTTACGATAGAGCAACAAGTTGCTGATCATTACAAATCCGACGCAACAGGATAAGAAAATCTATTGGAATTATTAGTTTGACAACTGGCAGTACTAGGAGGAAGAATCATTCAAAGAAAGGTGATAATACCTCGCATTCAACACCAAATCCTCAAGATATTCTCAAGATACTGGTGAAAATGCATtcatttgaagagagagaaaaaaaataatgttgctaataataaaaacaataaaaactcgacATGGAAATCTGCAAAACATAGAAGCTACCTGATCACCAAACAGCTCGTGTTGAAGACAGCTTAAATGCACCAGCTGTCGAGATGGAAGTTTGCGAATTAAGGTCACCAAAGCTACAGATGGAGCAATAGCCACgccccttccccccgccccccctcaacCCCTTCTCAGATGGAATCGTCTTGTAATCCTCACCCTCACACTGCACCAGCTGAAGAATCATCAGACCCGATGGGAATCTTAGAATCTTATCctttgatttaaaaataaaaaaagaccattCAGTCAAAAAAGAGTTATTAAGAAGTATTACCCCAATCAttcatttcattcttaattttttttttcataaattccattGACATTGGAAAATCAATTTTaggttaaaaaaatgtttttacttttaGATTCTCGAAGCCATTTTAACTAAAACTGTCATGTGATAATctccaaaaaatacaaaaattatgtataatcatttttgtgttcattttattttttataacacaTCAAGCATACCATGTATCCTGTTTCAATAAAATCGCCCTAAAAATTAACTATTTTGTTGTGATTTTCAATTCCATGTGACATATCCGACAACTTGACATCTTGTGTGGTAGAAATAACTAAAACTGCTTAATATTATTTCACCGATTCTTCAATATTCAAATTTACTGGTGATGAAAGAAAACATTGTGATTGATTTTTCCACCTGAACGTCCTCaaaataaattagtttttaatttgatCTATCTTCTTAGTTTTATTAGACATGTGAAAAAAGCTCTTCATTGAACATGCTAGCTACACGTTCAAATCGCTATTAAATTTAGCACTCGGTTTTGAATTCGGGAGAGAAGATAAGTCTAATAAGATTATATCATCTAAGAGCTGCTCTCCCTTATTTCAAAGGCCAACACACGGCTTTAATGGAGACTAAAATCAACAAAGGTCTCAGCCTACTGCCCTGTGGAAACCCAGACGTGAGAGAACTACGCTGAATAAAAtcgtaaaaattaaattaataactcCCTGCTGCTTCCAACTGAAAACTGCCAATGATACGAAGTACAATGTTTCCCTCTAATAAGTTAGACTGGGGAAGGCAACAGTAAACTTGATAAAATAAGCAGCTAAACTCAGAGGGATTCACATGCACTCTATTTACTTCGGTTTCAATAAACTAGATGTTGTGACtccaggtttaatagacacaatcaatcaattactGCTACTGCTACCTGCATTCGAAGAGGGCTTTTGGGAAGGAGTAATCTAAGTTATCATCAGAGCACCCTTAAACAACATTGGAAGAATAGATATTATTCAGTACTATATGTCAGCACTCATGCAGTTCATGAGATTATGCACATGTGCAATTACAAAGGATGATTGCGATAGTAAAAAGTTTAGGCTAAGGTACCACTTAGATAGTATAAGATCTCGTCCCCATGGTCTTAGTTGTGGAAGATCTCATATTATTTTTAGGGTGTATACAACCTCACCTACTATCTTAATTGCATAAGATCTCACAATATTGTTTAGGTTGTATATATGAGACTTCACCCAGCTAAGTATATGTACTATAAGATCTCACCCCACCAACCCCGCTGTCTTAGTCGTATAAGATCTCACATAAATTGTCTAGGCTATCTAAGACCTCACTCAGCTACCAGCTAAGTTGGAGCAAAAGATCTCACCCCTCTGTCTAACATTATATAGTACTATAACAGTCATGATGAAAATAAACTCCTTCTTACACTTTACAAGAGCACTTACCCTTAACTGCCATTTCAATCAATCACATTCAGTTGAAAACTGTCCTCCGAGATTGTATCTGGTTAGTAAGATTTCCGAGGCCTACCTGCGAAGAAAAGTAGGTTAGTAATTGAGAGGAATAAATTACTTATTCTTTCAGGGATTTacttataaatgcatatatatatattatatatatatatatatatatatatatatatatatatatatacataatatatacatacataaatttatcaATAAAAGGTAATGCTATGAAGTATATTGAAAACACGAGAACGTTTTATatgtttcgtgatcaagttatccatacatacatacgtacatatatatatatatatattatatatatatatatagatatatatatatgtgtgtgtgtgtgtgtgtgtgtgtgtgtgtatatttacatacattatgtatatatgtatatgtataaatatataataaatatacatacataatcatacataTTGCTTAGTTATTAGTGCATGCGTACGTGCATTCGATTCACTCCaaccccatatatattatataatagaaaagCATTCCCAAGCTTGGCCCCTCCTCTCACATCATCATATTCGGCGAGATGAAGGCGGGAGGAGTTCAGTAACATTCAATGAATTCGCTCGAAATGGAAAGAGGAAACATCAACAACAACCTACAACCCTGGCTAAATTAAACCCGAAATGGTCTCATTCTTGTAACCCCCTTCATAAAACAAATATGCATTGGAGAGGGGGATTCttgtctaaaaaataaaataaaataaaaagattgtgCATACTTCCGTGGCCCTTCCGATATTGAGAGGGGAAGAAGAGTGGACCCCTTTAGCATAAATGGTAAACACATGCGaagtcattgagagagagagagagagagagagagagagagagagagagagagagagagagagatcattgtcAATTTCAAATACAGAGGGGATATGAAGAAAATTTGAGGGTAAACAGAAGTCATTTaagctggaggagagagagagagagagagagagagagagagagagagagagagagagaggagttattgTCAATTGTAGATTcgaagaaaatatgaagaaaatttaaGGTTTGCCTTTTGCAGTgcagttacgagagagagagagagagagagagagttcattgtaAATTTCAATCTCgaggaaaatatgaagaaaatttaaGGTCGTGCAATGCagtttcagcgagagagagagagagagagagagagagagagagagagaaagagagagagtttattgttaACTGCAAACTCGAAGAGGATGTAAAGAAAATTTAAGAGTTAGTTCGTGCAATGcagtttcatgagagagagagagagaagagagagagagagagagagagagagagagagagagacacaaacGTACTGAACAGAGACCTTTAGGTCTCATTTAAAACTATCCTTTCTGAGAGAGCAAATGTATGAAAATTCAACGTTTAAATAGACGTTGgtatttaattattcttattatattattattattattattattattattattattattattattattattattattattattaaaatagttttaccagaccactaagctgattattAGCTCTCACAATGCTTGCCCGAAGgatttgttattttacttatgtTCATTCTTTTGTTTGTTGTCAATTAAATGAccatttttcaaaaactttatgATTGCAAACTTTGAAATTTCTGACCAAATTTCATGCCATGCCTACAAATCGTAAGTTTGTCTGAAGAAAAGTatctttctcaaagtgataattAGTTTGCAAACAACCAAAGCTTGACTGCTGGTGAATCCTCAAATCAAAGAAACTACTATCTACGTTAATTTGggaatatgatgtttacaacttatgccgagtaagctggaggtcggatcatgccttattatttttgtattgtaagAGACGGTCTATTTCAATACCAGCATTTCCGCGCTTAATGAATTCAGTTGCAGCTGTTAActtcattaaaagtttttttttttttttttcagttaataataatttcgttctctcgtgggttcgaaccaacgcctagcggacagaggagaaatcaggataacgtcactgaagtcctgatttctcctctgtctgctgggcgctggttggaacccacgagaggacaaaattaatatcaactaaaaaattaccgttttttatttttttcatcatacaCATTCCATCCAAACCCTCAGAGTGAAATGCTTTCATTGCAGACCAAATCTTGCTGGAAGAACAAACCTTTTAAGGAAAGAAAGGGATAAAATAACACTCTCTTGCATGAGCTCGACATCAACATAAGGCtcaccacgtgaggtgtactgacggcacttaACCCCTACGGAGAGGGGAAGGGAGGAAATAATCactcataaaataaaagtaaaaaaaaaatggaaaattaacaagtaaaaaatgccattcgagttttctgtacagcgtttatatgatgtatgaaactctcgatgtgctgcggtatgaaactctcagctacgaccTAGAAGCGCTCAGTTACACTCCTcagatgcggtcaagtgaagTCGACGCCTCCGGAATTGGACTCGGcggtgccagacgaacgatcatggctaagattacccttaaatagaataaacacTACTGATACTACAGGGTTGAAATTtgacatgtttgatgattggagggtggatgatcaacataccaatttgcagccctctagcctcagtagttttaaagatctgagggcggacagacaaagccatccaaAGGTGTATAATTTCAGaagttttggggggtgggggatgttcGCCAGTGAAATAGGCGTCATTGTTTTGTCGATTAAATTCACCTGGCGTCACGAGAGCTTGGCAATTGACTCTTACCAATTTCTGCAGTAATAAAAACGCAACTTTTATAGGAATTTAACTTGAAAGGCTTCATAACCGTTGAAACACTGAAACTGAGAACGGCTTCTGTTTGCAATTCCAGCCATTTGCACCAAGGGAAAATTGGCATCATTATACTTGTTATAGACCGTTTAAGTCACAAGGAACAGAGACGGCATTAAAACGATTATTTCTAGGCGACTAGTTTCCATGCGAAAAATAGTTACTAATGAAATATTGCAGAGTCTATTATCAGACATCTTACGCttacgaataaaaaataaataaataaataaaagcaatcgTATTTCTGTACCATTTCACAATGAAGCCATTTTTCTTTacattgttttgtgtgtgtttttccaaACATATTTTTGCCTGTTCAAGACAGATTATTTCAATGAGTTGCATACATAAATTTGCCTATGCGGATTTAGCAAATTGTTTATGAATCCCTGGAGAAAGGCTACACAatcttgcatatgtatataattttcattcgACATAAAGTCATACATTCTCACGCATATATATGCTTATTTTCAGTCTCTAACAAAATGGaggcatttttccattttcaacctttttctctaACAAAATGGaggcatttttccattttcaacattttttaacatttttattaagtTGAATTGTTAAGGTGATCGTGCACTTTTGCCTATCTGTGTTAAAGTAGGTTAACAAATTTTATTAGGTTAATtacttagtattttcttttttctttatttttaccaaTTTGAAATTTCAACAAGTTGTGTTCTTGTTCTTGACTGCTgttaaatttatgattttaaaaaGTGAACTTTATAAAGTGCAAAATCCTCCATTCTATTTAACATGTTACCAATAAGATTTCTTAACAGCATGCGTAAAAATGTAATGGAACATCTCTTTGCCTTCTTTTTAAAAAAGCTACAGACATAGCCTTGCCTATCTGTTCGAAATTCTTTAATAACACGTaccttaaaaaagtaaaatatctttACTTTCTTCTTAACAAATTCTACATATGTTTTTGCCTGTTTGCTCCAAGGTTTTTGGCTTAACAAAGCACACCTAAAACAAAAAGACATGAAAGTTTCCTTGTCATCTTAACAAGTTGCATACATTTACTTGCCTATCTGCCCCAAGTCTTTTAATAAAATctaccccccctcaaaaaaaaacaaaaaaaaaacatgaagatatctttttgttaaaaaaaaaaacttgctccaagattttttttttagcaagatgtacctaaaaaaaggacaaaaaacgTGAAACACTCCTTGGCATCTTTATAACAAGTTGCATACAAGTTCTTGCCTTTCTGCCCCAAGTCTTTTGACAAAATCtacctaaaaaaatgaaaatatctttttattctaaaaaaaaacttgctccaAGATTTATTTATAGCaaaatgtacttaaaaaaaatatgaaagtttcCTTATCATCTTTTGAACAAGTTGCATACATTTACTTGCCTATCTGCCCCAAGTCTTTTAATAAAATCtaaccgccccccccaaaaaaagaaaaacatgaaactatctttttattctaaaaaacctgctccaagattttttttttagcaaaatgtacctaaaaaaaaacatgaaactctCCTTGGCAACTTTTTAGCAAGTTGCATACATTTACTTGCCTATCTGCCCCAATTCTTTTAACAAACTCtacctataaaaaaaatgaaaatatatttttattttaaaaaccagttccaattttttttagcaaaatttaCTTAGAAAACAACATGAAACTTTTCTTGGCCTCTTTGAACAAGTTGCATAGATTTACTTGCCTATCTGCCCCAAGTCTTTTAACAAAATCTACCAAAAACGacaagaaaatatctttttattttaaaaacctgTTCCAAGATTTTCTTTTAGCAaaatgtaccaaaaaaaaaaaaacaataaacttttCTTAGCATCTTTTTAACAAAATCTacttaaaaaacatgaaaatatctttttattttaaaaaccagCTCCAAGTGttttattttagcaaaatgtaccttaaaaaaataaataagaaaataccatCAAAACTTTCCTTGGCCTCTTTGAACAAGTTGTAGATAAGATATTGTCTATCAACACCTAATTTATTTTCCTCGAAAGCAAACTGCCTGAAACAAAGAAATCCTCCAAAATCTCCCCTTTTTCCCCCGGGAGTGTTCCAGTTGTTcccctcttttgtttttcctctttacAAGTTTAATTCCGAGTCTCCATCATCCCCTTTTTCCAGTTGACAAGTGACAGTTTGTTCCCTTTTCAAACAATACCGCTGCATTTTTGCGGGAGGGGAAGCGGTAAGGGGGATGGAGAAGGGGtaagttgggggagggggttggggggagggggatggggattAAGGGGGAGCGAATGTTAAAAGCAGGCTCCAATGCTATCAGTTACACAACACTCAAAAACTATTTGTTTTAAGTTATGGAACGCTGAAGTTCTGGAAACAGTTATTGCCATCGAAATGACGAAATACCCACGCTGCGTTAATATCCCATCATATCCCATGATTTTTCCGCGctacaataaacaaataacaccGAAATTATTTTcccacatatttatacatatcatgaTTATCACTAATCGAGATTTATGAAGATTTTCGTTGTGGACTCTCGTGTGACCCCGCTGCAATTATAGACACGCGAGTATCATTAACCGTGTTTTTAAGTTTCCCTAATGCCCTCGGTGAAAGATAATTTCGCTTCGTGATGTTATTTAACATCCTTTTTCCATAAAGTGCTTGAAGCATTTCCTCTTTGAGTTCTTTTTTATACTCTTAAGTAAGTCAATGGTCTTAAGAAATCAACGATTTTTTAGAAATCTTATTTTGTATTCCTGACCTGCAGTCTACTTAATGTCCTCAGTTGCGTCAAATAACACCCTTTCTTCATTAAAGTGCTTGAAGGTTTTCCCCgagatatttttataacttttaatcTTAGAATAgcgatgagttttttttatacattgtaTTCTTGACCCGCAATATTCTTAATGTCCTCAGTATAAGATACTTCCGTTTCGTT from Macrobrachium nipponense isolate FS-2020 chromosome 23, ASM1510439v2, whole genome shotgun sequence includes these protein-coding regions:
- the LOC135201257 gene encoding xylose isomerase-like, which gives rise to MNKYFPGISRIEYRPDAGPDDTLVYRHYNASETVHGRTMEEWLRFSVCYFNTFRYCGADNYYGDRAHQRNWEDGTRSLDNYKRRMVAAFEFFHKLNVKYYSVSDRDMAPEGDSYEETNRYLDEMVTLACDLQRQTGIRPLYYSADLFTHPRYMNGAATNPDAHVFAYACAQVKRSMDAAKRLEAENFVFFHPRDGYQHVLQRQFFRDMSHMAQMYRMAAQYKEKIGYRGQLLIQPKPADPRRHQYESDAMSVMYMLRHFNLDKQYKLYIKPAFSRQMNRTYEHDVYMAAAFNMLGSVDASDSFPEVNGTSDLCARNVRDATFVMKCVLEQGGLQQGGFTLGGRVRRESVEPRDLFHGHILAMDCFARALKNAARMISDGNFARSIQQRYSSYKSGFGERVEQSSVNFEECEDYVRKCGEPQPQSSRYEHYENMFNYYVFPPRH